One Phycisphaera mikurensis NBRC 102666 DNA window includes the following coding sequences:
- a CDS encoding DUF1559 family PulG-like putative transporter translates to MSKTSAPPRVPSGFTLIELLVVISIIALLIGILLPALGAARATARQIACASGIRQITLATMMYTDDNEGHFPAGTAPGGGTFAISYDDLIADYDGRGSLGQTLRNRQFLRVSERDSSFYKCPSDDSEPAFAFGTPPSPVQIRSYSITLGAPNPNPANAYPVGISGNGWSTRLAEVKSATTTIGLAENRTRTAAGDAQNHVGNFLDSNVPPFAHHQFPERLEQHDGKGNYSYLDGHVSIAKFEDTLNGAAPGGGYGGTQWDFRQLPRTSSP, encoded by the coding sequence ATGTCCAAAACTTCCGCACCGCCCCGCGTTCCTTCCGGCTTCACGCTCATCGAGCTCTTGGTGGTGATCTCCATCATCGCCCTCTTGATCGGCATCCTGCTGCCCGCGCTGGGCGCCGCCCGCGCCACCGCCCGCCAGATCGCCTGCGCCTCGGGCATCCGCCAGATCACCCTGGCGACGATGATGTACACCGACGACAACGAGGGGCACTTCCCGGCGGGCACGGCGCCGGGCGGGGGCACGTTCGCGATCTCGTACGACGACCTCATCGCCGACTACGACGGCCGCGGGAGCCTCGGGCAGACGCTCCGAAACCGGCAGTTCCTGCGGGTCTCGGAGCGGGACAGTTCTTTCTACAAGTGCCCGTCGGACGACTCGGAACCGGCCTTCGCGTTCGGCACCCCGCCGTCCCCGGTCCAGATCCGCAGCTACAGCATCACGCTGGGCGCCCCCAACCCCAACCCCGCCAACGCCTACCCCGTGGGCATCTCCGGCAACGGCTGGTCCACGCGGCTGGCGGAGGTGAAGTCCGCGACCACCACGATCGGCCTCGCGGAGAACCGGACCCGCACCGCGGCCGGCGACGCCCAGAACCACGTCGGCAACTTCCTCGACTCCAACGTGCCGCCCTTCGCCCACCACCAGTTTCCCGAGCGACTCGAGCAGCACGACGGGAAGGGCAACTACAGCTACCTCGACGGGCACGTCTCGATCGCCAAGTTCGAGGACACGCTCAACGGTGCCGCCCCCGGTGGCGGGTACGGCGGGACGCAGTGGGACTTCCGCCAGCTCCCCCGCACGTCGAGCCCCTGA
- the infC gene encoding translation initiation factor IF-3, with protein sequence MNPAEPRFLTLENAPIARRGFRPPQRDTGKRLRVNDQIRSSPVRLIGEGDEAVGVIATDEAKRRAREAGLDLVEVSPNGDPPVCKIMDYGKWKYAQQKKEQKAKSHAKKSELKGMRLRPNIDSHDLGLKVRKAREFLDDGDKVQFVMLFRGRQMAHRDLARNTMMGVFEDLEDVGKIEQAPKMMGRRMTMLLAPDKSGKESATRAAPKPTRDQVRAEQEALRAQAMARAENEAEDPADAAAAEAEDAT encoded by the coding sequence ATGAACCCGGCCGAGCCGCGGTTCCTCACCCTGGAGAACGCTCCCATCGCACGCCGAGGCTTCCGACCCCCCCAACGCGACACAGGCAAGCGCCTCCGCGTCAACGACCAGATCCGCAGCTCGCCCGTCCGCCTGATCGGCGAAGGCGACGAGGCGGTGGGCGTCATCGCAACCGACGAGGCCAAGCGCCGCGCCCGCGAGGCCGGCCTCGACCTCGTGGAGGTCTCGCCCAACGGCGACCCGCCGGTGTGCAAGATCATGGACTACGGGAAGTGGAAGTACGCCCAGCAGAAGAAGGAGCAGAAGGCCAAGAGCCACGCGAAGAAGAGCGAGCTCAAGGGCATGCGGCTCCGCCCCAACATCGACAGCCACGACCTCGGCCTCAAGGTGAGGAAGGCGCGGGAGTTTCTCGATGACGGCGACAAGGTGCAGTTCGTGATGCTCTTCCGCGGCCGGCAGATGGCCCACCGCGATCTCGCCCGCAACACGATGATGGGCGTCTTCGAGGACCTGGAAGACGTCGGCAAGATCGAGCAGGCCCCCAAGATGATGGGCCGCCGGATGACGATGCTCCTCGCGCCGGACAAGAGCGGGAAGGAGTCGGCCACCCGCGCCGCCCCCAAGCCCACCCGCGATCAGGTCCGCGCCGAGCAGGAAGCCCTGCGCGCCCAGGCCATGGCCCGGGCCGAGAACGAAGCGGAGGATCCCGCCGACGCCGCCGCCGCCGAAGCCGAGGACGCCACGTAG
- the galA gene encoding beta-galactosidase GalA, whose protein sequence is MRETFDLQRGWRFHRGDLAIRNVGGVHAERYPRAEWMKAGNLGVSLPGYPDGDWRRLDLPHDFVVEGSFDENSDPTHGSLPAGVGWYRRTFRLEEEDADRRIRLHFEGIYRDSEVWINGHFAGSQRSGFLGFALDVTEACRFGAANAVAVRVDASQPEQWSYEGGGIYRPVRLVKTHRVAVVHDGVWARVDAPDAAAAGPAACRAEARVANASAEPIEATARFLVLDPGGVQIAAGEAAATLPPRGTASLASELGLGSARRWSPADPALHRLVAEVRVGGERVDAVETAFGVRSTRFDAERGFFLNGEPLKIRGVCNHQDHAGVGVAVPAALDRWRLGRLLEMGCNAIRTAHHPPAPALLDLCDELGILVLSEHRQVGASPEHLGQLESLIRRDRNHASVFAWCIGNEEMNVQHTPVGMAQLARMQELCHALDPTRSVTYAMNCGWGEIAKTHDAAGFRLDVYGTNYTCRSHGDVSGEMYDAFHAEFPDWPLLATEAGGSTSWRGVYRHGDRPEGVPFDDSICWHNPGRRGLVSAYGETATPWGCGVEEAWSDCDGRPFLAGTFLWTGFDYRGETYPARWPAVVTGYGLMDLCGFAKDAFHYHRVWWSDEPAIHLFPHWNWPGSDGQPIDVWCYANAASVELRLDGVSLGRREVPRNGHAAWSVPYAAGRLEASAFDAAGDEVATAAIETTGPAAALFLEADRSALAADGGDVLPVTVGALDAQGRRVPTADAEVAFGVEGDARILGVGNGDPCSHEPDRASTRRLFHGLAQLLVGAGDTAGTVRITATAPNLEPAELVVRTTPAPVPRRLPPAEAGADACGRSVAGAVDNAL, encoded by the coding sequence ATGCGTGAAACCTTCGACCTGCAGCGCGGCTGGCGCTTCCACCGCGGCGACCTGGCCATCCGCAACGTCGGCGGCGTGCACGCCGAGCGGTACCCCCGCGCGGAGTGGATGAAGGCCGGCAACCTGGGCGTCTCGCTGCCCGGCTACCCCGACGGCGACTGGCGGCGGCTGGACCTCCCGCACGACTTCGTCGTGGAGGGCTCCTTCGACGAGAACAGCGACCCGACGCACGGCTCGCTGCCCGCCGGCGTCGGCTGGTACCGCCGGACCTTCCGCCTGGAGGAAGAAGATGCCGACCGCCGGATCCGCCTGCACTTCGAGGGGATCTACCGCGACAGCGAGGTCTGGATCAACGGCCACTTCGCCGGCAGCCAGCGGTCGGGCTTTCTCGGCTTCGCGCTCGACGTCACCGAGGCCTGCCGCTTCGGAGCGGCCAACGCGGTGGCGGTCCGGGTCGACGCGAGCCAGCCCGAGCAGTGGTCGTACGAGGGCGGCGGGATCTACCGGCCCGTCCGCCTGGTCAAGACGCACCGGGTCGCGGTGGTCCACGACGGCGTTTGGGCCCGCGTCGACGCGCCCGACGCGGCCGCCGCCGGGCCCGCCGCTTGCCGGGCCGAAGCCCGGGTGGCCAACGCTTCCGCCGAGCCGATCGAGGCGACCGCCCGCTTCCTCGTGCTGGATCCCGGGGGCGTGCAGATCGCGGCCGGCGAGGCCGCCGCGACGCTGCCCCCCCGCGGGACCGCGAGCCTCGCGAGCGAGCTCGGCTTGGGCTCGGCCCGCCGCTGGAGCCCGGCCGACCCGGCCCTCCACCGCCTCGTGGCCGAGGTGCGGGTCGGCGGGGAACGCGTCGACGCGGTGGAGACGGCCTTCGGCGTCCGCTCCACCCGCTTCGATGCGGAGCGGGGCTTCTTTCTGAACGGCGAGCCGCTGAAGATCCGCGGCGTGTGCAACCACCAGGACCACGCCGGCGTCGGCGTCGCGGTTCCGGCTGCGCTCGACCGCTGGCGCCTCGGCCGGCTGCTGGAGATGGGCTGCAACGCCATCCGCACCGCCCACCACCCGCCGGCTCCGGCGCTCCTGGACCTCTGCGACGAGCTGGGGATCCTCGTGCTCAGCGAGCACCGCCAGGTCGGCGCCTCGCCCGAGCACCTCGGGCAGCTGGAGTCGCTGATCCGGCGCGACCGCAACCACGCGAGCGTGTTCGCCTGGTGCATCGGCAACGAGGAGATGAACGTGCAGCACACGCCGGTGGGCATGGCGCAGCTGGCGCGGATGCAGGAGCTCTGTCATGCGCTGGACCCGACGCGGAGCGTGACGTACGCGATGAACTGCGGCTGGGGCGAGATCGCGAAAACGCACGACGCCGCCGGCTTCCGCCTCGACGTGTACGGCACCAACTACACCTGCCGGTCCCACGGGGACGTCAGCGGCGAGATGTACGACGCCTTCCACGCGGAGTTTCCCGACTGGCCGCTGCTCGCCACCGAGGCCGGCGGTTCCACCTCCTGGCGGGGCGTGTACCGCCACGGCGACCGGCCCGAGGGCGTGCCCTTCGACGACTCCATCTGCTGGCACAACCCCGGACGCCGCGGGCTCGTCAGCGCCTACGGCGAGACTGCCACGCCCTGGGGCTGCGGCGTCGAGGAGGCCTGGAGCGACTGCGACGGCCGGCCCTTCCTCGCCGGCACCTTCCTGTGGACCGGCTTCGACTACCGCGGCGAGACGTACCCCGCTCGCTGGCCCGCGGTCGTCACCGGCTACGGCCTGATGGACCTCTGCGGCTTCGCCAAGGACGCCTTCCACTACCACCGCGTCTGGTGGAGCGACGAGCCGGCGATCCACCTCTTCCCGCACTGGAACTGGCCGGGGTCGGACGGCCAGCCGATCGACGTTTGGTGCTACGCGAACGCCGCGAGCGTCGAGCTCCGCCTCGACGGCGTCTCGCTGGGGCGGCGGGAGGTCCCGCGCAACGGCCACGCCGCGTGGAGCGTGCCGTACGCGGCGGGCCGGCTCGAGGCCAGCGCCTTCGACGCGGCGGGAGACGAGGTCGCAACCGCGGCGATCGAGACGACCGGCCCGGCGGCGGCGCTCTTCCTCGAGGCCGACCGATCCGCCCTCGCCGCGGACGGCGGCGACGTCCTCCCGGTCACCGTCGGCGCCCTCGACGCGCAGGGCCGGCGCGTGCCCACCGCCGACGCCGAGGTCGCGTTCGGGGTCGAGGGCGATGCCCGGATCCTCGGCGTGGGCAACGGCGACCCGTGCAGCCACGAACCCGACCGCGCGTCGACCCGGCGTCTGTTCCACGGGCTCGCGCAGCTGCTGGTCGGCGCCGGCGACACCGCCGGGACGGTGCGGATCACCGCCACCGCGCCGAACCTCGAGCCAGCCGAGCTGGTCGTCCGAACGACCCCCGCGCCGGTCCCGCGCCGCCTCCCGCCCGCCGAGGCCGGGGCCGACGCGTGCGGCCGCTCCGTCGCGGGCGCCGTCGACAACGCGCTGTAG
- a CDS encoding LacI family DNA-binding transcriptional regulator, whose translation MKIVYNMPSIVGKIGRSAHPLRWHAAAAFRVVRVAVTLKDIALRAGVSQATVSIALGSSGRISGATRERILSIASELGYRRNLLVHGMQTGRTKSIGLLMSFCGRFEAGLFEGISGALDAAECVPFVLRPSRDVPVLGQIHALLDRRVDGILMRPTGEARWERHLHEALDRHVPVVSIDVETQADAPQVDFVGTDDAAGAAIAAETLFGAGHRRLACISTGDFPTPMFIRRKAFEAAVEKEKNATCHAVHQPWEDGIDGYAAANEVFSQSPRPTAVFVTMDALARGVYRAAAERRLRIPEDVSVIGFADELIAGLLQPPLTTLKQRPVDIGRIGAERLLARIDEADAHGERRRVLIQPELVERASLGQPPKL comes from the coding sequence GTGAAGATTGTCTACAATATGCCGTCGATCGTCGGCAAGATCGGTCGATCGGCCCACCCGCTCCGGTGGCACGCCGCGGCGGCCTTTAGAGTCGTGCGCGTGGCCGTGACGCTCAAGGACATCGCGTTGCGGGCCGGTGTCAGCCAGGCGACGGTCTCGATCGCGCTCGGCAGCAGCGGGCGCATCTCCGGGGCCACGCGGGAGCGGATCCTCTCGATCGCCAGCGAGCTCGGCTACCGGCGGAACCTGCTCGTGCACGGCATGCAGACCGGCCGAACGAAGTCGATCGGGCTGCTGATGAGCTTCTGCGGCCGCTTCGAAGCCGGGCTCTTCGAGGGGATCTCCGGAGCCCTCGATGCGGCGGAGTGCGTGCCCTTCGTGCTGCGGCCCTCGCGGGACGTGCCGGTGCTCGGGCAGATCCACGCCCTGCTCGACCGCCGGGTCGACGGCATCCTCATGCGGCCGACCGGGGAGGCCCGCTGGGAGCGGCACCTGCACGAGGCGCTCGACCGGCACGTGCCCGTGGTGTCGATCGACGTGGAGACGCAGGCGGACGCGCCGCAGGTCGACTTCGTCGGCACCGACGACGCGGCGGGTGCCGCGATCGCCGCGGAGACGCTGTTCGGAGCGGGCCACCGGCGGCTGGCCTGCATCAGCACCGGCGACTTCCCGACGCCGATGTTCATCCGGCGGAAGGCCTTCGAGGCGGCGGTGGAGAAGGAGAAGAACGCGACGTGCCACGCGGTCCACCAGCCCTGGGAGGACGGCATCGACGGCTACGCGGCGGCGAACGAGGTGTTCTCGCAGTCGCCGCGGCCGACCGCCGTCTTCGTGACGATGGACGCGCTCGCCCGCGGCGTGTACCGGGCGGCGGCGGAGCGTCGCCTGCGGATCCCGGAGGACGTCTCGGTGATCGGCTTCGCCGACGAGCTCATCGCCGGGCTGCTGCAGCCGCCGCTGACGACGCTCAAGCAACGCCCCGTGGACATCGGCCGGATCGGGGCGGAGCGGCTGCTCGCCCGGATCGACGAGGCGGACGCGCACGGCGAGCGGAGGCGGGTGCTGATCCAGCCGGAGCTCGTGGAGCGGGCTTCGCTCGGCCAGCCGCCGAAGCTCTGA
- a CDS encoding cysteine--tRNA ligase yields MVKPRFHNTLTRKLDPLVPIVEGEVSMYSCGPTVYDFAHIGNFRTFLFADVLRRFLEAVGLRVHHVMNLTDVGHMTEDASVDGGGQDKMAAAGERLLAAKKAGQAHAAEVEDPHDPHQVAAFYIAAFKEDAAKLGLRVVADGDQNLPRATENVEAMLELIGRLLGRGHAYVAEDGAAYFRVSSFPAYGALSGNALEDLRGGAGGRVTAGHQAAKEHPADFLLWKPDATHLMKWNPAQLGLTGPAAELGVGYPGWHIECSAMAREALGRDRIDIHTGGEDNIFPHHECEIAQSRCGNGRNGTESFANLWLHSRHLMVDGAKMSKSKGNFLTVRGVLEGGFTGRPVDPAALRLELIRSSYRGQTDFTAKGLRDSASAVAKLRHFAATLPMADAAPAEDVREHPAAHRFLDALADDLNTAGALAAAFAFAAGEPPADAQSAGVLALMDGVLGVLEAAAPARDLAWASGLARSIDAARAAKDYAAADAARAELLGAGFTVKTTAEGTEAEAPLA; encoded by the coding sequence ATGGTCAAGCCGAGGTTCCACAACACGCTGACCCGGAAGCTCGACCCGCTGGTCCCGATCGTGGAAGGCGAGGTGTCGATGTACTCGTGCGGGCCGACGGTCTACGACTTCGCCCACATCGGCAACTTCCGGACCTTCCTGTTCGCCGACGTGCTGCGGCGGTTCCTGGAGGCGGTGGGCTTGCGCGTCCACCACGTGATGAACCTGACGGACGTCGGGCACATGACCGAGGACGCCTCCGTCGACGGCGGCGGCCAGGACAAGATGGCCGCCGCCGGCGAGCGGCTGCTGGCGGCGAAGAAAGCCGGGCAAGCCCACGCCGCGGAGGTGGAGGATCCGCACGATCCGCACCAGGTCGCGGCCTTCTACATCGCGGCCTTCAAGGAGGACGCCGCGAAGCTGGGCCTCCGAGTCGTCGCCGACGGCGACCAGAACCTCCCGCGGGCGACCGAGAACGTCGAGGCGATGCTCGAGCTCATCGGGCGGCTGCTCGGGCGGGGCCACGCGTACGTCGCCGAGGACGGCGCCGCCTACTTCCGGGTGTCGAGCTTCCCCGCCTACGGAGCGCTCTCGGGCAACGCGCTGGAGGACCTCCGCGGCGGGGCCGGCGGCCGCGTCACCGCCGGCCATCAGGCGGCCAAGGAGCACCCGGCCGACTTCCTCCTGTGGAAGCCCGACGCGACGCACCTGATGAAGTGGAATCCGGCGCAGCTGGGGCTCACCGGTCCCGCCGCCGAACTCGGCGTCGGCTATCCCGGCTGGCACATCGAGTGCTCGGCGATGGCCAGAGAGGCGCTCGGCCGCGACCGCATCGACATCCACACCGGCGGCGAGGACAACATCTTCCCGCACCACGAGTGCGAGATCGCGCAGAGCCGGTGCGGCAACGGGCGAAACGGCACCGAGTCCTTCGCGAACCTCTGGCTCCACAGCCGCCACCTGATGGTGGACGGCGCCAAGATGAGCAAGAGCAAGGGCAACTTCCTGACCGTGCGCGGCGTGCTGGAGGGCGGCTTCACCGGCCGTCCCGTCGACCCGGCGGCGCTGCGGCTGGAGCTGATCCGCAGCAGCTACCGCGGCCAGACCGACTTCACGGCCAAGGGCCTGCGGGACTCCGCCTCGGCCGTCGCGAAGCTCCGCCACTTCGCGGCCACGCTGCCGATGGCCGACGCCGCGCCCGCGGAGGACGTGCGGGAGCACCCCGCCGCCCACCGCTTCCTGGACGCGCTCGCCGACGACCTCAACACCGCCGGGGCCCTCGCCGCCGCCTTCGCGTTCGCGGCGGGCGAGCCGCCGGCGGACGCGCAGAGCGCGGGCGTGCTCGCGCTGATGGACGGCGTCCTGGGCGTGCTCGAGGCCGCCGCGCCCGCCCGCGACCTCGCCTGGGCGTCGGGCCTCGCCAGGTCGATCGACGCCGCCCGGGCCGCCAAGGACTACGCCGCCGCCGACGCCGCCCGCGCCGAGCTGCTCGGGGCGGGCTTCACCGTCAAAACGACGGCGGAGGGCACCGAGGCCGAAGCGCCGCTGGCGTGA
- a CDS encoding PEP-CTERM sorting domain-containing protein (PEP-CTERM proteins occur, often in large numbers, in the proteomes of bacteria that also encode an exosortase, a predicted intramembrane cysteine proteinase. The presence of a PEP-CTERM domain at a protein's C-terminus predicts cleavage within the sorting domain, followed by covalent anchoring to some some component of the (usually Gram-negative) cell surface. Many PEP-CTERM proteins exhibit an unusual sequence composition that includes large numbers of potential glycosylation sites. Expression of one such protein has been shown restore the ability of a bacterium to form floc, a type of biofilm.), whose protein sequence is MKALPSPPSVATLLSACLLAPPALAQAATAVTVDATARRTIGGVGTLDRARFFGHTETFAAPGDSNLGDLRAMTYAPGELNTVTGRSSTDFDQTLAETIREDPSRPGFIDPDRLRAKLRGSYRDRLQNGTRWEGIRAAPDPLLVQSGRYGTKWPAYVLQPGTGLPRADAYAEFLGIYLEEVVYGPNAYLPMDPSRFHIELVNEPDLHFRDGFTPEDLADYHRDIARAVKARFPQASIGGPGLALTHFEDGGFGRNQQSVRTFLERAGDDTDFFSLHPYERYDTLANGEQVQALFESPGRVAGTIDLIQAEDQRINGRTRQLAFTEYGSFNQAIPGSDGDFGNTPRDELQWQLARDVREKLHVFLDRPDAILNAVPFIAPVDFDDGPGRPTRAAADNVMWERDAAGNYSETILGSMYRSLAPVRGDYVDLVGSTGDLQTAAFRDGNRLYVLLNNLLDGDQAVDLDVLAAGGGVASATIDRVYRSGGRNVFIDDADVSGSLGNLTLSGEEGAVLTLTLTDDVAYARDATTEVFYGRSTVTPLTRSIGRTGDLELVADLGGELLGAGDRATLRVSYGSRDNRPNGPDEGFEVVFNGQRLRVPPGLLGIDDGDHTFQSRLIDVPIELVNDGLNVLDVDFTGNSGFVAATSLTVTRVVSVPEPGTALLLGGVLLLGRRRRRARTR, encoded by the coding sequence ATGAAAGCCCTTCCATCTCCTCCTTCGGTCGCCACGCTCCTTTCCGCCTGCCTCCTCGCGCCTCCGGCCCTCGCCCAAGCCGCGACGGCGGTCACTGTGGACGCCACCGCCCGCCGCACCATCGGCGGGGTCGGCACGCTCGACCGCGCCCGCTTCTTCGGGCACACGGAGACCTTCGCGGCGCCGGGGGACAGCAACCTCGGCGACCTGCGGGCGATGACGTACGCGCCGGGCGAGCTCAACACCGTGACCGGCCGCAGCTCGACCGATTTCGACCAGACGCTCGCCGAGACGATCCGCGAGGACCCGAGCCGCCCCGGCTTCATCGACCCCGACCGCCTGCGGGCGAAGCTGCGGGGCAGCTACCGGGACCGCCTGCAGAACGGGACGCGGTGGGAGGGCATCCGGGCGGCGCCCGATCCGCTCCTGGTGCAGTCCGGCCGCTACGGCACCAAGTGGCCGGCCTACGTGCTCCAGCCCGGCACCGGGCTGCCGCGGGCCGACGCCTACGCCGAGTTCCTCGGCATCTACCTCGAGGAGGTGGTCTACGGCCCCAACGCCTACCTGCCGATGGATCCGAGCCGCTTCCACATCGAGCTGGTGAACGAGCCCGACCTGCACTTCCGCGACGGCTTCACCCCCGAGGACCTCGCGGACTACCACCGCGACATCGCACGGGCGGTCAAGGCACGCTTCCCGCAGGCCAGCATCGGCGGGCCCGGCCTCGCGCTGACGCACTTCGAGGACGGCGGCTTCGGCCGCAACCAGCAGAGCGTCCGCACCTTCCTCGAGCGGGCCGGGGACGACACCGACTTCTTCTCGCTGCACCCTTACGAGCGCTACGACACGCTGGCCAACGGCGAGCAGGTGCAGGCCCTGTTCGAGAGCCCCGGCCGCGTCGCCGGCACGATCGACCTCATCCAGGCCGAGGACCAGCGGATCAACGGACGCACCCGGCAGCTCGCCTTCACCGAGTACGGCTCGTTCAACCAGGCGATCCCGGGCTCCGACGGCGACTTCGGCAACACCCCGCGGGACGAGCTGCAGTGGCAGCTCGCCCGCGACGTCCGCGAGAAGCTGCACGTCTTCCTCGACCGCCCGGACGCGATCCTCAACGCCGTGCCCTTCATCGCGCCGGTCGACTTCGACGACGGCCCCGGCCGCCCCACCCGGGCCGCGGCAGACAACGTGATGTGGGAGCGGGACGCCGCGGGCAACTACAGCGAGACCATCCTCGGCTCGATGTACCGCAGCCTCGCCCCGGTCCGCGGCGACTACGTCGACCTCGTGGGCAGCACCGGCGACCTGCAGACCGCCGCCTTCCGCGACGGGAACCGGCTGTACGTGCTGCTCAACAACCTGCTCGACGGCGACCAGGCGGTGGACCTCGACGTGCTGGCCGCCGGCGGCGGCGTCGCGTCCGCGACCATCGACCGCGTGTACCGCTCCGGCGGCCGGAACGTCTTCATCGACGACGCCGACGTCTCCGGCAGCCTCGGCAACCTCACGCTCAGCGGCGAGGAGGGCGCCGTGCTGACGCTGACGCTGACCGACGACGTCGCCTACGCCCGCGACGCCACCACGGAGGTGTTCTATGGCCGCAGCACCGTCACGCCGCTGACGCGCAGCATCGGCCGCACCGGCGACCTGGAGCTCGTGGCCGATCTCGGCGGGGAGCTGCTGGGAGCGGGCGACCGGGCCACGCTGCGGGTCAGCTACGGCAGCCGCGACAACCGGCCCAACGGGCCGGACGAAGGCTTCGAGGTCGTCTTCAACGGCCAGCGGCTCCGCGTGCCCCCCGGCTTGCTCGGCATCGACGACGGCGACCACACCTTCCAGAGCCGCCTCATCGACGTCCCGATCGAGCTGGTGAACGACGGGCTCAACGTGCTGGACGTGGACTTCACCGGCAACAGCGGCTTCGTCGCCGCCACCTCGCTCACCGTCACCCGCGTGGTCTCCGTGCCGGAGCCCGGCACCGCCCTCCTGCTCGGCGGTGTCCTGCTGCTGGGCCGGCGGCGGCGGCGTGCCCGGACCCGCTGA
- a CDS encoding RbsD/FucU family protein: MLKTSLTHPEILGVLGRAGHLARVLITDGNYPHSTRRNPAASTVWANFRPGLLGGATALELVCDAVPVEAVAVMEPEREGAYAMTGDPPVWAHYRRVLAERAGFTGGFDALQKPAFNREAMSEDLCLVIATGEQALFANILLTIGVVQPAPGAA; the protein is encoded by the coding sequence ATGCTCAAGACCTCCCTCACCCACCCCGAGATCCTCGGCGTCCTCGGCCGCGCCGGGCACCTCGCCCGCGTGCTCATCACCGACGGCAACTACCCGCACAGCACGCGGCGGAATCCCGCCGCCTCCACGGTCTGGGCGAACTTCCGGCCGGGCCTGCTCGGCGGGGCCACGGCCCTGGAGCTGGTGTGCGACGCCGTGCCCGTCGAGGCGGTGGCGGTGATGGAGCCCGAGCGCGAGGGCGCTTACGCGATGACCGGCGACCCGCCGGTCTGGGCGCACTACCGCCGCGTGCTCGCCGAGCGGGCGGGCTTCACCGGCGGCTTCGACGCCTTGCAGAAGCCGGCCTTCAACCGCGAGGCGATGTCCGAGGATCTCTGCCTGGTCATCGCCACCGGCGAGCAGGCGCTCTTCGCGAACATCCTGCTCACGATCGGCGTCGTGCAGCCCGCCCCCGGAGCCGCCTGA
- a CDS encoding amidohydrolase family protein, whose protein sequence is MPEAFIDAHQHFWEHARNPQDWISPGMEPLTEDFGPARLAPELARRDGPAGFARSVLVQATHSDAETDWYLDLAEAHPRIAGVVGWVDLTSEALDDRLDELAERPKLRGIRHVVQAEPDDRWLLSPAVLRGLERLRERGLRFDLLILTKHLPLVPELCERLPGLPMVIDHLAKPPLASGDLDGWRRGIDAAARCEGLHAKLSGLVTEADHARWTADDLAPAVRHAVDCFGPDRLMAGSDWPVCLLAASHPRTVDVLEEILPRSADPDAIFGGTARRFYGLDPAPAASAPPELDHA, encoded by the coding sequence ATGCCCGAAGCCTTCATCGACGCCCACCAGCACTTCTGGGAGCACGCCCGCAACCCGCAGGACTGGATCAGCCCGGGGATGGAGCCGCTGACGGAGGACTTCGGGCCGGCCCGCCTCGCCCCCGAGCTCGCCCGCCGCGACGGCCCCGCCGGTTTCGCCCGCTCGGTGCTCGTGCAGGCGACGCACAGCGACGCCGAGACGGACTGGTACCTCGACCTCGCCGAAGCGCACCCGCGGATCGCCGGCGTCGTCGGTTGGGTCGACCTCACCTCCGAGGCGCTGGACGATCGGCTCGACGAGCTCGCGGAGCGCCCGAAGCTCCGGGGCATCCGGCACGTCGTCCAGGCCGAGCCCGACGACCGCTGGCTGCTGAGCCCGGCGGTGCTCCGCGGGCTGGAGCGTCTGCGGGAGCGTGGCCTCCGCTTCGACCTGCTGATCCTCACCAAGCACCTCCCGCTCGTGCCGGAGCTGTGCGAGCGGCTGCCCGGGCTGCCGATGGTGATCGACCACCTCGCCAAGCCGCCGCTGGCCTCGGGCGACCTGGACGGCTGGAGACGCGGCATCGACGCCGCGGCGCGGTGCGAGGGCCTCCACGCGAAGCTGTCGGGCCTGGTGACCGAAGCCGATCATGCCCGCTGGACGGCCGACGACCTGGCCCCGGCCGTGCGCCACGCCGTCGATTGCTTCGGCCCGGACCGCCTGATGGCCGGCAGCGACTGGCCGGTGTGCCTGCTCGCGGCGTCGCACCCGCGGACCGTCGACGTCTTGGAGGAAATCCTGCCGCGGTCCGCGGATCCCGACGCGATCTTCGGCGGCACCGCCCGCCGCTTCTACGGGCTCGACCCCGCCCCGGCCGCCTCTGCCCCGCCGGAGCTCGACCATGCGTGA